The following nucleotide sequence is from Coffea eugenioides isolate CCC68of chromosome 3, Ceug_1.0, whole genome shotgun sequence.
CATCCGGCTTTTCCcaacttttatatttatttctaaAACCTTTAGTCAACTCTAGTTTGTAATAACACCCAGGATAAATAATCTAAAAAATCATCTTTAGcataataatgaaaaaatattACACTTTACCTCCTATGGTTTAGTGTTTTTCTGTAGAATCCCCTAtgattttaaaagctatatatAGCATTTTCATGGTTTGgatcaaaatgtcaaaatgacGGAAATGGTCATTCGTAACGaaacttttaaaaatatcaaaattacccTTCCTGTATGGTTTTATGTTtcaccatataacccccttatggtttaatactttaccatataacccccttataatttttaaaatatgcATATAACCCCCTTGATTaaaaaataattctcaactttacataagagtatttttgacattttaggtgactccgttacgaatgatcatttccgtcactttgacactttaattcaaattacAAGGgagttatgtataacttttgaaaccatagggggttatgtaaaaaatactaaatcacagggagataaagtgtaatttgtcCTTAAAACAACCTTCAtgtttgtttttcctttgtCTTATTTTCTGGCTTTACTAATTTTATTACATTGTTAcaacaaaaattttactacatGAGTGCGTCAATGACAGCAATATAAGAGTTAAATCCTAACATATGTGCttagaaagagtgaattttactTCGGACCAATATCCGTCTCTAAACAACGTAATGTATAGATAAAGCAAGAAACCAAAAACGGCCAAAAAGAACCTTCATCTCCCTCAATCCAAAGCATCTCTTTAACTTGGCAATTTTATGTTCGCGTGATTTCTTCCTAGGTTgtttcaaatcatttcaaaaaaaaatctgaaacgCGAATCATGAAcctcttattcttttttgtggTGCTTTCCATTGTATGttaaatgtacttattgaagtGAAACTAAGAGTAGTTAAAAATCATAATGAGTTTTTTTATTTCACTAATCAAGCCAGAAACGACTAAATTCTTAtccaaatcaaatttcattgggtgtgtttggattgaagattatttcattttatttacaccttatttaCACATACTGATTTGATTGCATCAgcaatacatttttcaatcacttttttatctcatatataatcatatcaaaaaaaatattataataaaaatatttcaaataatttaccATCTAAATTGACTCAAATGCCTAGATCTGTTACATCATGACATCAAATCATAAATGAGAAACACGACTGTGAGTTTTCAGAACCATTGCTTCCTTGTCAATGGTACGGATACCTTTATGGTGGGAACCTGCCTATGGTAGGAATGGTGACAGGGAGCGACACGTGTTGGGGGCAAAACGGTCCAAACGGAGACGTTAAAGTGATGGTGAGTGCGTGGAGAGGAAATGAAGCAGACAGCGTGCGGAATGAAGCAAACAAAGCACACAGAGTTCCGTACTATCGTCCTGGGTTGGGACAGGATGTCTTATTGCAGGTTAGAAGGAGAGGCATTTATTGTATTTGCAAATGTACCCATTACCGCAGCAAAAATGCTGCAAATGCCTTGGACAAAAAATGTGCGTAAAGAAGGTTCagaaatttgaagaaagaaagaatgattagcGCACAGCAGTTATGAAAAAAAACTTATGCgaagcagttttttttttgttatttgaaataacagAAAAGTGTTGTATTCATGATTAAAATTGAGTACGTGACTTAGTGTGGAGTTTTAATATACTTGGATAAATACTCGATCGTATGTGAATAAATTAGTTTTTTTACACAAAAAATTTATgcatatataaattttttgtgTAAAAGTTTTATAGGAAAGTAACCGAAGAATTTTGTCCGCGCCGCAGAAAAAAATGGACAAGTCAAAAAACTTGGTCTGAAAGGGAAAGATACAGGTTAATAGCATTATTGTTTAAAGTTCTGAACAAAGACATATATTTATGCTAGTTAAATGGCGGTACTTTGACATTTAGTAAAGGAAAATCATAGAAAGCAGTCCATTTACGGAAAAAAGGTGTGGGTAATAAGAATACCAGCTCTCAACggccttttttttatttcatccattaaataactttttttatgtaaaaaaaaGTACTCTGTTCTTGTAATAGATAAAATCCATAAAAAGCTGctgttttatgggaaaatgggtactctgttcttgtaatacataaaaatcataaagagctggtgttttattggatgACGGATTTTTTTATTCCGATACATTATTTTGTTTGTGGCAAAAGAGCTGTTCAACAACTGCTATTTCaccaaaaatattattttacgaAACCATTGGATAACAGTTCAAATACTTTcccaaatttggtattttaaataatgaatacTGTGATTTGAAATACCAAGTCTGTGAATGTGTTTGAACTCTTATTCATTGATATCGTAAagtatcattttttcatcaaatttcatctcTTTAAAACCCATTATTCCGAATACAACTTCTTTAACCCGATTAAATTTTAATGTACTTGTTTTCGAATACAACCCCACCTCTTTATGGCTTTATCTATTACAACAACATACtatccattttcccataaacaaatttatttattggataaaatagaaataaaaccGTTTTCCAATAATACACTGCGTATTTCTCTGAAAAACCCATTTATTGGAAAATGGGTATAGTTTAATTTTATGTCatcaataaatttgtttatggaaaaaATGGGTGTTAAGGCGCTGGTATTTCGTGGGATAACGATGCTTTAGCATATCAATGGATATCAGTTAAAACACATTCACATATTgggtattttaaataatcaaaattggttCCATTTTAATTACATGTTTTTTACGGTGTTTTTCACAAACATCACTGCAGTATTTTGAACGTCAAATACAGGTACATTACATATCTGATATTCTTTCCCCTAACACaccaatcaaattgactttTGTGCTTTGTCTTACAAAAtgggttttttttatttcatccattaaataactttttttatgtaaaaaaaaagtactctgttcttgtaatagataaaagccataaaaagctgctgttttatgggaaaatgggtactctgttcttgtaATACATAAAAACCATAAAgaactggtgttttattggatgACGGATTTTTTTATTCCGATACATTATTTTGTTTGTGGCAAAAGAGCTGTTCAACAACTGCTATTTCaccaaaaatattattttacgaAACCATTGGATAACAGTTCAAATACTTTcccaaatttggtattttaaataatgaatacTGTGATTTGAAATACCAAGTCTGTGAATGTGTTTCAACTGTTATTCATTGAATACTGTGATAAGGAAAGTAACCGAAGAATTTTGTCCGCGCCACAGAAAAAATGGACAAGTCAAAAAGCTTGGTCTGAAAGGGAAAGATACAGGTTAATAGCATTATTGTGTAAAGTTCTGAACAAAGAGATATATTTATGCTGGTTAAATGGCGGTACTTTGACATTTAGTAAAGGAAAATCATAGAAAGCAGTCCAGTTACGGAAAAAAGGTGTCGGTAATAAAAATACCAGCTCTCAACGGCTTTGTTATCAGACCTCCAAAGAATCAGCAAAGTCCCAATAGTTGAGATACTAATTTTTTGCAATTTATGCGGAATTAAATTGTTTGTTGCAATGTAAACATATGAATGAAAATTAGTGATTGGAAAGCACTTAAGTCAAAAGGATTTGtgtaaaagggaaaggaaatgcCGAAATGTACAGGGCTTGTATTTCACGATCGAAGGACTAgagtgctgtttttgaaaagtaCCCAGAAAAGTATGTAACCCAAGCGGAACCGAATGTTTGTtaattaaaataccaaacctttgattgtgtttgaaatgTTATCCATTGGCATGGTAAAGTACCAAGTTTGCATGAAACACCTCATGTCCAAAACCGGTTTTGGACGTTTAAAAAATGTCAATGGTGGATTAAGCAAAATAAACcggttttaaaataaaacacttgctctttatggctttcccgCATGATACGAACAAAGTACCaaatttttgcttaaaaaaaagTAGGTTttggataaaatgaaaaaaaaaacccgttTGCAATAACACAGCAGCTATTGACGGCTTTCTTCCGTAATACGAACAAAGTACCCGTATTTGCATAAACCGCTTTATTTaggaaattaaatgaaataattcCATTTTGTCGTAAAACACCATCTCTTTATGGCTTTGCACTAGTATAAGAATAGAGTACGGTTTGTTTGCATAACGGCTGGTTATTTATCCGGGAAAAAAAACCAGcctgtttttcaataaaacagtAGCTGTTGATGGCTTTCGTCCGTTAATGGAACACAGTGTCCATGTTTCGACATACCATATTGTTTTTGggataaaaatataataaatccATTTTGTCGTAAAACACTAGCTTTTTATGGCTTATCCAgcattataagaatagagtagccttttaattttttttgcataacaaaatttatttatgggaaaaaaaaaaattaacaccgCTGTTCAGTCGAACACTAGCTTTTTACGACTTtgctccattataagaacagagaaCCCCGTTGTCCATTTGAAAATGTATGTGGCGGAGAAAGTAAAATAAACCGATTTCGAATAAAACAGTAACTGTTTATAGCTTATAAGAACTGAGTACCCGTTGTAGGGGTGGAAAATTTTGTTTACGGGAACAAAATTTTAATCAGGTTTGCAATAAAACAGCCTGcaataaattttgtgaattgcagtaagtatatttcaatttctaaatttgaattatgtatttgaatatgtatatttgaattatattttaatatatttcaatttgtatatttcaatgatgtatttgaataggtatatttcaattatgtatattatatatattatatcaatgtGAATATATTTAgttcaattatgtataatattatatatattatatgaattgaaataaataatatatatttatataaatacatttatttatatataaattaataaatatatttactaaattttgtttcataatatatattaatatgtatattatgcATAAATTAAATTCAATATTAATGtgtattatatattttatacatttgtaatattatatatttatacatacagattacaaattttttattttatttgtagtatatttttatatatttataatatatttgcATAAATATTagataatataatatataatatattacacatttatataaatgtacatttatacataatatataaatatttatgtatatttataatagacatttatattatttataatatctaatataatacatttatacatttacattaatatacaaaatattaattttacctttatacataatattaatgcATGTacacatttatattaattatattaatacatttgtacataatattaatatatatttataatatattaatttatacatttttataatattgatttataatttatatgtttttaataatatacacttatacatgtaaatgtacatttatattatgtattatatatatttatacatttatattaatatacatagtattaattatacatttatacataatattaacacgtatatacatttatactaattatacaaatacattgctacataatattaatatatatattaatttatacatttatactaatatacacttataataTGTATGGAAAACAAAATCATATACAGCGGAAATATgtatgcaaaaaaaaatcatgcgAAACAAAATGTCGTTCCAGGTTCATATAATAGACAAACGCCATAAACAGCTGCGACTTTATAATATGTATGCAAAACAAGCCTTAATATACAgttattataaatttaaatttttatgcaaaacaaaatcatgaaatatGTATACAGCGGAAAAAAGATTATTTTAATAACTTTTTGTCTGCGCATAGGGCATGCCAATTTTTACATTTACTGAATAACAAATAGTGAAGAACGGTGAGGCGGGAAAAAGAAGGGCCGAAACTGATTTGGGAAAGTAAACCCTAAATAAAGGTAATGGATTGTCGGGACTGTTGCTTGTTTAATTTCGGTGTAGCCCCAAAACAGGACTGAAGCGGGGAAAAATGTGTACATAGCTTCACCGTCTTTTGTTGTGAATGTCCGACATAGTCAGCGGAGGTACAGCGACGCTGGCGATTTCATGAACATCAATTGTCTTCTACAAGACTGCGAGTAAGGTGCGTTAGTTGTTTTCCGTATATTCCGGAGATCTGCGTTGTAATTCATTAATACCTGCAAAGGGGAATCCAAAGGGTGTGCAGATAAGGAGGTGCGGTATTGCAAGTGTGTCCTATTGTCCCTCGCGTCGCCACTTCCCGTGGATGGAAGGCAGCAGTGGCGAGTATCAAACGACGACGCATGTTTGTATGTGTTTATGTTCCGTTTCCGTTTAGGTTGGACTGAAATATTGTGCCATATTGCATCATGAAATTGCAAGAACAAGGCTGTAGCGATTAAGCTGTATGTTGTGTAACCTACAGTGATTGTCACAGGGGGAATCTTTAGCCCACTTTCAGTGGATTGTGATGTAGTCATTTTTGCCTGCAAGAACATAGTGTACATCAGACAACTTTGTTCGTCACCTATGATGCCATTGATTGATTAGCTTCATCCCTTACCTGTATTGCTTATTACAGGTTCGTAAGCTCATTTTGAGTCTTCCATTGGTGGTGTTGAATTGCAAAGTTTGTTGGAGACAGTTTTGAACGCAACAAAGTTGAATAAGCCCGCATAGCAGAATTAGCAATAAAAGTGGTAACATGAAGCAAATGGGATTGCGAATGCAAATGGTGGAAGGGCATCCATGGAGCACACGGGATGTTGGTGCGAGTGCCGAAGGTGAAGAAAGTGGCAACAGATTAAAAATTGTCCATTCAACAACCAACTGCAGAACTGAACGGATTTTAGGGCAGGGTGCTGTAGGGGACATTGTTGGTCAAGACGGGCCAAATGTAAACGCTGCATTCCACTGTATTGATGATATAGATGTAGGTAGCATGGAGTTTGACAGCATTGAAGAGGCAGAAGCATTCTATATGATGTACGCAAGAGCAACCGGTTTTGGGGTACGAAAAGGGtccaagagaaaagataagaaaggCGATGTCCGAGTGAGGTCATGGCTTTGCAATAAGGAAGGCGAAAGACATGAAAAGCACCTGAACAGAGGCGATCGAATAAGGGAACCGAAGGCAGTAACAAGAGTGAACTGTCAAGCACATTTGAAGGTTCGATTACACGAGTCGAAACAAAAGTACGTTGTTGTACAATTTGTTAGTGCACATTGCCATCGTTTGTGCAGTCCTGAAAGTGTTAGTTTCATGAGGTCGCATAGAAAGGTTGGGAAGTCGGACCTGCAATAGGCAGTACTTATGCAACAAGCAGGAATAAGAACAAGTCACATTATGAGACTACTAGCTGTACAGGCTGGGGGATACCGCAACCTGGGTTTCCATGAAACAGATATGTACAATGCGCTGAATCGGCAGAGGCAGGTAGCAGTTGGTGATGGGGACAGCGATTCGGCACTTGCATTCTTGTTAGGCAAGCAACGAGGTGATCcgaatttatttttcaaatattctGTAGATGGCCATGGCCGCCTGAATCGCTTGTTTTGGGCTGATTCCGTGTGTAGAGACGACTATAGATGCTTTGGGGATGTGCTAGTGTTCGACAGCACGTATAATACAAACCAGTACAGATTTCCATTGGTTGTGTTGTGTGGGGTTAACAATCACTACTCGACATGTATCTTTGCGTGTGCTTTTATCGTTCGCGAAGGAGATGAGGGATATGATTGGGTTATAAGTACATTCTTAGAAGCAATGAATGGGAGGAAACCGATAGCAGTGGTGACAGATGGGGACAAGTCCATGCGAAAGTGCATTAAAAAATTCATGCCCACAGCTAAGCACAGACTTTGCAGCTTCCATTTGGAAATGAATGCTGCTACAAATGTAAGGGACAAAGAGTTCTTGCAGGCATTCAAGACCTGCATGTTTATGAATTCTACAACAATTAATTTTGAAACGAGGTGGGCAGGGGTTGTCAGACGTTTTCGGCTTGAAAATAACGAATGGGTTAAGAAGATGTACCGCAAGAGGGAGCTCTGGGCTATGGCTTTCCTGAGAGGCAACTTTTTCGGAGGAGTGCGGAGTACCCAAAGGTGCGAGAAAATGCATCAGGTCTTAAAATTACATCTGACCCCCAAGTTGAAGTTTTTTGAGTGCCTTCAAACATATGACTTGGAGGTGGGCCGGTTGCGACATGAAGAGAGGCGTCAACGGGCTGTCACAGAGCACACTACCCTTCTCGGTGCGACACAGCTGCAGGCGCTGGAAAAACATGCTGCTGAACTGTTTACTAGGTCCACTTTCGTTGTGGTACGGGAGGAAATGAAGAAGCAGGGGCTATTTTGTATGATTAATGGCAGGGATGATGGAATAAATGCTGTGCACTTCATGAAGCATCCGTACAATTACTCCTACTACACTGTGGTGTATAACAGGTCCACGCGACATATGAAGTGCTCGTGCCTGAAAATGGAAACACACGGCCTGCCTTGTTGTCACATGTTTCGTGCAATGCTATTTGAGGAACTGAAAAAGATCCCTCCAAACTGCATCATGAAGAGGTGGACTCGATAGGCAAAGGAATGCGTAATAAGTGAGGAGGGGGCTGAAACAAGCAGCTCAAACCTCACAGAGATGTCCAGATACTCTACGCTGCTTTCGGCAGCAAATGATGTATGTAGGAATGCGTGCAAGACGTCGGATGGATTCAGAAATGCATTGGAACTGTTCCAGAATGAGTCAGTTGGAACTGAGAAGGTGCAAGGCAAGAGGCAAAGAGGCCAGGGCTGTGGAGCTGTGCAACTGACCAATCAAACAGGGGGTCAAAGGGATTGGGTTAAGGACCCAGAATTCATTGCAGCACGAGTCCTGTGTCGAGGAAAACCGAGGTAGGCAACAATATGTATGGCGTATGACAGGAACATCCCATGTTCAATGCACTTCGCCACACAATGCAACTGCGTATTCATAAATAGGCTTACCTAACTTACCTGACTTGCTATGGAACACAGAACATTGAGTGTGCGGTTTAGttgaattttttgttttgttaccAATGCAGGGGAAGACGAAGTGTGCCAAACGCGTCATCAAAGCGCGGAGCCACAGACGCTGATGATCATCATGGAAATTGTAGTTGCACGGTCATGCACAACAACGCACCACGGGGACGACACCCGCTGGCCGAATCGGTGTTGAGTTATCAAATGAAATGGAGCAGCAGCGACCAAGGGACCCTGTTGTACGGATTCAGGTTGGAATGGATTTTATGTGCAACATATGCACAACTGTGTCTACACATCCCTGGCTACCTTTGCTGCTAAGTTGTGCGTTGAATTAATCCCATGTTCATGCCCTTCTAAGTAATGCGTACATGTTGTGGTCCAATGGTCACATAGTGCATAAGCTGTTGCCATATTTTGATTACGACCGAAGTAATATGCTGAAATGAACATAATATCACTAAAATTAGTCTCACGCATAATTTGTTTTCTTCAGTGACACTAAGTGATAGGGGTAAGGTGTTTGAAGGACAACACATTGTTGCCTTTAACTGTCAGCCTGAAACCCTGTGTGGCTGTATGCGAGTGCGTGTGGTAATATGGGATGTGTAACTTGGTTGCAGGACATGGATGAGGGAGGACCAGATGGCGTACTGCAAGGGAAGTCATTGGAATCGGTAATTATTGTAGTTGTATGCAATCACATGTTACATTAGTGCATACTGAGTCCTTCGTCTTGCATGTGAAGCCTTTTTTAAACTGAGCACCCTATTGGTTGAAAAATATTAGGGTCGACCGGGCACTGTGGATGGGTTTTTGGGATACATCCTGCATTCATCACGGATTTCGTCGTATCAGGTATTCGTCCACATTACAAAATTTTGTTTGTATTTGTTGGGCAAGCAGGGGACTGATGTGCGAGCAATGTGTTATTGAGTTCGATGGGGGGTATTTTATTAATGTTGCGTCCTTGTTGGCCAGGTTGATGAACCACGAAATGTACCCGCTGATGGCCTTGTACCGGCATCAACCGACATTGCTGATTGGTGAAGCATGTTGTTTCGGCTACACTGCATTGGCAGTTGCTTGTGTATTTCAACGTGCACCGTAAAGTAGTTGGTCCCGGTGGAGAACTGTAGCTCGTTTGATGTCCACTAACGTGCGCACGTAAATGTAGTTGTGAACCTACTCTCTGGGTTCGGGCATCTGTAAAGTTCAAAGTTCAATAGTATGGATGTTAGTTTTTTGCAATTGCTGTGGGATTTTAAGTGGTCTGTATTTGGCCTTCAGCAATGTAATGTGTCAGGGGAGAAACGTTTGGGTTTCAGATTTACGTGGGACCTAAACATTTTGCAGCTCGTTTTGTTGACAACTTAGTCAGTATGCATCCGGCACCTGTATTGACACCGCCATTGGTTGCATATAACCGGAACGAAGCAGGTACAGGTTCGTTTGTAAGGCGGCTGCCCGCGAAGTTGAAGTGAAAAAGGAGATTTATGAATTTCCAGGGAGGGGCGGTGAAACCGCATCCTCAACTGTCAACTGCAGGGGGTTAAACATAGGCACGGCTAAACACGGTTGCATTGAAAAGTTGGCCACCACgtcttcccaagcttccaacaAGTATGAACAATACTTTGAACGAGGTGTCCACATACGGAGTCAGCCTATGGCATTGGGTTTAATGTGCTTCTGTGCATGCGAAGATATTTTATGCCAGCACTAAACAACTGTCTGACTTCATATTTGAAATTACGCAGAGTTCACAAATACAGTAGTCGTGCCGATGAAACGTAGCTTACAAAATTGGACTATAACCGTAAAAAGTGGAACTGCACCTCAAAAAGTTCCGAGGCATGTTAAGCTTTGTCTGACTGTCTTAAGGAATGGAATATTCGCAAAGCAGGCGTAAAGGTCCGAATAAAATAACCGTGCTTGGTAAATGTGCAGACCTTTGACGAAGTAAACGTTCTATCGTTGCGGATGTCTGTGTGCTGGCATTAGACAACCCAAGTTCGCAGCGTTTGGGAAAAAGTGTGATCTCCAATTGTAGCAAAACGCAAAAACACCAATACACACCACACTGACCACGAAGAAGCACAAGTTGTAACACCGTATTTTGCTGCAGAGGAACTGCTGCTTTTGTTTGCATTGTTGCGCAATCATTCGCAAAGCTTCATTGTCCCTTTCCAGTTCCGCCACCCTACGCGTCAAACACTGATTGGAGTTCATGGCATGGACGTTCGTCGCCTGCAGAGCCGAACGCGCTTCCTTTAGTGTACATATCTTCTCAGCTGCTAGCCTCGCGAGTGCTCTTCCCCTGTTGCAGCAGCTATCAACATCGACCCACCTGAAAAAAGAGCATCTGTGTGGCTGAGTGCGCAGGGGGTTTGTGGCCCCTCCAATATAAATGGAGGGGCAGATGAGGATGTTATAAACTCTATGTTACAACAGCGAACAAACCGGGTAATTGCTGCATGCTGCAAACCGACGCCCTGGGTTGCCTCGCGTGAAAGAAGTTTGTATATTGGCAACCAATCCGCAGCGACAGAGCAGTTCCGAGATCGCGGTGCTGTCTTCACTTCGACCTGCAAATGTCGTCATGTCAAAAGTAGGTGTGGTTGACAATGAAGGTTGCGGATCACGGGAATTGGTAATTCCGTTGTACAGCTGCGGAGATGTTGGCCAAAGGTAAGCGTTGCGCTATGATGTTAACGAATCACAGAACGGGAGGATGATTACATCAGGTAGAGCGGAACGAAGGACACCAATAAAGAGGGACATAGATACAGAGGCAAATAGACAAGGGACGCGGCTGCGGTAGTGTCGGAGTATGGTGGCGACGGTGTGGTTCACAAAGACAAGAAAGGGGAGGAAGGAGATGGAGAACAGAGGACACGTAGGAAGGAAGAaatgaaagagagaaagaaatcaGCGACAGAGAGATGAGGAGGCGGGCGCTGGTGCGACGGAAA
It contains:
- the LOC113766207 gene encoding protein FAR1-RELATED SEQUENCE 5-like, translated to MQQAGIRTSHIMRLLAVQAGGYRNLGFHETDMYNALNRQRQVAVGDGDSDSALAFLLGKQRGDPNLFFKYSVDGHGRLNRLFWADSVCRDDYRCFGDVLVFDSTYNTNQYRFPLVVLCGVNNHYSTCIFACAFIVREGDEGYDWVISTFLEAMNGRKPIAVVTDGDKSMRKCIKKFMPTAKHRLCSFHLEMNAATNVRDKEFLQAFKTCMFMNSTTINFETRWAGVVRRFRLENNEWVKKMYRKRELWAMAFLRGNFFGGVRSTQRCEKMHQVLKLHLTPKLKFFECLQTYDLEVGRLRHEERRQRAVTEHTTLLGATQLQALEKHAAELFTRSTFVVVREEMKKQGLFCMINGRDDGINAVHFMKHPYNYSYYTVVYNRSTRHMKCSCLKMETHGLPCCHMFRAMLFEELKKIPPNCIMKRWTR